A single region of the Gopherus evgoodei ecotype Sinaloan lineage chromosome 3, rGopEvg1_v1.p, whole genome shotgun sequence genome encodes:
- the NENF gene encoding neudesin, with protein MAGGPARLLALALGCLAAAVAALAEQQQELRFKPAPAPTPVRLFTESELARYSGQEEGQPIYMAVKGVVFDVTSGKEFYGKGAPYNALVGKDSTRGVAKMSLDPEDLTHDTTGLTEEELKSLDDIFNDVYKAKYPIVGYTSQRILNEDGSPNQNFKPEDQPHFSIRDEF; from the exons ATGGCCGGTGGGCCCGCGCGGCTGCTTGCTCTGGCGCTGGGCTGCCTGGCCGCCGCCGTGGCCGCTCTggcggagcagcagcaggagctgcgcTTCAAGCCGGCCCCGGCCCCCACCCCCGTACGGCTCTTCACCGAGTCCGAGCTGGCCAGATACAGCGGGCAGGAG gAGGGACAGCCTATTTACATGGCTGTGAAGGGAGTAGTATTTGATGTCACTTCTGGAAAAG AATTTTATGGGAAAGGTGCCCCGTACAATGCCCTCGTTGGAAAGGACTCAACACGAGGAGTTGCAAAGATGTCACTTGACCCGGAAGATCTCACTCATGACACA ACAGGGCTCACGGAAGAAGAGCTAAAATCCCTGGATGATATCTTCAATGATGTGTACAAAGCCAAATATCCTATTGTTGGCTACACTTCTCAAAGAATTCTGAATGAGGATGGCAGCCCCAATCAGAACTTTAAACCTGAGGATCAGCCACATTTCAGCATTAGAGATGAATTTTGA